In the Granulosicoccus antarcticus IMCC3135 genome, CAATCCGACAATAAGCTAGAAAATTACCGCATAGAGTGAGCTGATAAACCACCACAGCAATCGCAGTATCACAGCACCCACAATCACCAGAACAGACAAGGTCAACAGTAACCACCAGCCACTGCGCTTGTGGGTATTCGCAGCATTCATCTGGTGATTATGCAGTAGTTGCATATTCTTGTTGTTAGCCCGAAAGGCAAAGTCAAACAGGTCACCTATCAGTGGCACACTGCCCAGCAATGTTTCCAGCAAAACATTTCCGACCATGCGGGCAAGAACCAGACGCGAGGCACCAATAGTGGCCGCCTTGCCGATCAGGTAGCTGGAGATCAACAGCCCTATTGCATCACCGATACCCGGGATTAGGCCAATGATCCCATCCAGTCCTATCCTGAAGCCACCAGGCAGGCGAATAGAGCTGTCCATCAGATGAGCAAGCCGTTCCAGACGCAATTGCACCTGCTTTTGATCTTGTGGTGTCTTGTCGTTGATCAAGAGGCCTCGAAGCGTTGATGGTGGTTAACGGGGGTCTGATCCGGCGGATGCTGAATCGATGCACAGAAAATACTATCCAGACAACCCCCTCGATAGTCGATTGTAAAAACTGCAATTACCCATGCCTATTTGACTAGAATTGCAGACCTCATGGCTTGGCTTATCACTGATAACGTAACGTTGAGACTCTGCCACAGGATCTGGCGCGCGGCGAACCGGCTCGCTCGTATGCTGATCCTCTCCATTTCCCCAAGATCGAGCTGAATCCCCGATGCGCTGGATACCCCGACTACTCCTTGTTCTGATTGCCATTCCACTATTGTTACTGCTTGTGCTGGAATTACTGCCCGGCAAATGGCTAGCCAGACAGATAGCCGCTATTGCCACCACCACAACTGGCCTCAATGTCGACATTGAGGATGCTTCTTTGTCACTATTCTCGCTAACCCCGGCCGCCTCCTTATCGGGTGTTCGAATCACGGACGAGAACAAATCACCGGTCGCAGCCGTCGGTAATGCGACAGCGATTACAAACCTGCGCGGGCTTTTCAGCGAAGCGCCTGTGCTCGACCAAACCAGCGTGGCCGACGTATCGGTTGATTTGAGAGTGGATGCCCAGGGCAAGGCTAACTGGCTGGACTGGCAGCCAAAATCAACCGCTACGGCAACAGATGAGAGTAACAACAGTGAGCCGCTTGCCATACCAGCCATTCGCCTGATTCAGCTCAACAACATACAGATAGCCTATAAGGATGCCAAGTCAGATCGTGATCTTGAAGTCATCATCAATGTCGAGGGTTCGACCAGCAATGCCGAACAGCCTCTGAGGGCGGATATTTCAGGAACACTGAATGATATTCCCTTGTCTGTCGACGCCACGGCTCAGTCATTGCTGGCTGTAATCTCACAACAGGACGACATGTCGATCGATGTGGCAGCCACGCTGGGTGACACAGAGGCGCAGTTGAGTGGTGTTATCGGAGATGTCTCAACGTTCAAGAAGCTGGATTTTGAATTCTCACTGCAAGGTCAGGACCTGCAAGATCTGGGCGCTGTCGCAGCAACAACACTGCCCGTCCTGCCGCCTTTCTCACTGCAAGGCTCCATGCAACGTGACAATGATGAATTCATCCTGCGCAGGTTCGATGCCGTGATCGGTGACAGTGATCTTGAAGGCGATGTCCGGCTAAACCCGTTCACCCAACCACTCACCGTCTATGCCAACGTCATATCAACGGTACTTGACCTGGATGACCTGGCCGGTCTGCTTGGAGCAACACCGGATCCGGATGAGACGGCAACCGCGGAGCAGATACAAGCTGCAAAGCAGGAACGCTCTGACGGGCGATTGCTGCCTGATAACCCTATCCCACTGACGGACCTGGCGACGATCATCAATGGCGAGATCGCTTTTCGAGCAACAGAGGTTCGCACAGAGTTATTTCCGGTTGATTCGATAGATACTCGACTGGAGTTTCTGCCAGAGCGTTTGCGCATCGATACTCTGAAGATAGGTCTGGCCGATGGCCTGGTGGAGGGCTCAGTGAATGTCGACGTGGCAGCCAGCCCTGTTGACAGCACGGTGGAGTTGCGTATCAACCGGGTCAATTTACGCCAGGTCATGGCAAGTGCAGGTCTGGACAACGAAGGATTCGGCCTGATAGGTGGTCGGGCCAAGTACTGGCTAAAAGGAGATA is a window encoding:
- a CDS encoding DUF4112 domain-containing protein, which produces MINDKTPQDQKQVQLRLERLAHLMDSSIRLPGGFRIGLDGIIGLIPGIGDAIGLLISSYLIGKAATIGASRLVLARMVGNVLLETLLGSVPLIGDLFDFAFRANNKNMQLLHNHQMNAANTHKRSGWWLLLTLSVLVIVGAVILRLLWWFISSLYAVIF
- a CDS encoding AsmA family protein, with translation MRWIPRLLLVLIAIPLLLLLVLELLPGKWLARQIAAIATTTTGLNVDIEDASLSLFSLTPAASLSGVRITDENKSPVAAVGNATAITNLRGLFSEAPVLDQTSVADVSVDLRVDAQGKANWLDWQPKSTATATDESNNSEPLAIPAIRLIQLNNIQIAYKDAKSDRDLEVIINVEGSTSNAEQPLRADISGTLNDIPLSVDATAQSLLAVISQQDDMSIDVAATLGDTEAQLSGVIGDVSTFKKLDFEFSLQGQDLQDLGAVAATTLPVLPPFSLQGSMQRDNDEFILRRFDAVIGDSDLEGDVRLNPFTQPLTVYANVISTVLDLDDLAGLLGATPDPDETATAEQIQAAKQERSDGRLLPDNPIPLTDLATIINGEIAFRATEVRTELFPVDSIDTRLEFLPERLRIDTLKIGLADGLVEGSVNVDVAASPVDSTVELRINRVNLRQVMASAGLDNEGFGLIGGRAKYWLKGDTLADMAASADGGTFLLMTEGQIDALLTELAGIDLVESVTLLASGKDANTDIRCAYADLHSREGLLTLQTFVIDTDDTVFLADGTVDFNNEALDLTIEPHPKDVSLLASQTSLKVGGTMADPSILPGKALPLRAAAAAILATAATPAAALLPFIEAGTGQSSPYCSGLASSLDEAR